In a genomic window of Flavobacteriales bacterium:
- the lpxD gene encoding UDP-3-O-(3-hydroxymyristoyl)glucosamine N-acyltransferase — MQFTAEQIAELLEGVVDGDPQVLVNDLAKIEEARGGTLTFLSNPKYTEYIYGTKATIAIVAKDFAPARALPKTLTLIRVTDPRMAFTQLLERNYQLQYEKKGIEQPSFVSPKARLGKNVYIGAFSYVGDHVELGDGVKVFPNCFIGDGTRISDGARIHAGVKVYHQTVIGARCVIHSGAVIGSDGFGFVPDAQGVYEKMPQVGNVVLEDDVEVGANTTIDRATIGSTVIRQGTKLDNLIQVGHNAEIGRHNVIVAQTGIAGSSVVGDHNQIGGQVGIAGHLTIGDRVRIAAQSGIGSDIADGRTVQGSPAFDKGPYDRSYVVFRKLPELLKRIDRLEKELAELRARKGA, encoded by the coding sequence ATGCAGTTCACCGCTGAGCAGATCGCGGAGCTCCTCGAAGGAGTCGTTGACGGAGATCCGCAAGTGCTCGTGAACGACCTGGCGAAGATCGAGGAGGCGCGCGGCGGCACGCTCACCTTCCTATCGAACCCGAAGTACACCGAGTACATCTACGGCACCAAGGCCACCATCGCCATCGTGGCGAAGGACTTCGCGCCGGCGCGCGCCCTGCCGAAGACGCTCACGCTGATCCGGGTGACCGATCCGCGCATGGCCTTCACGCAGCTGCTCGAGCGCAACTACCAATTGCAGTACGAGAAGAAGGGCATCGAGCAGCCCAGCTTCGTGAGCCCCAAGGCCAGGCTCGGCAAGAACGTGTACATCGGCGCCTTCAGCTACGTGGGCGACCACGTGGAGCTGGGCGATGGCGTGAAGGTCTTCCCCAATTGCTTCATCGGCGATGGCACCCGCATCAGCGATGGCGCACGGATCCACGCCGGCGTGAAGGTGTACCACCAGACGGTGATCGGCGCGCGCTGCGTGATCCACAGCGGCGCGGTGATCGGGTCCGATGGCTTCGGCTTCGTGCCCGATGCCCAAGGCGTGTATGAGAAGATGCCGCAGGTGGGCAACGTGGTGCTCGAGGACGATGTGGAAGTGGGCGCCAACACCACCATCGACCGCGCCACCATCGGCAGCACCGTGATCCGGCAGGGCACCAAGCTCGACAACCTGATCCAGGTGGGCCACAATGCTGAGATCGGCCGTCACAATGTGATCGTGGCGCAGACCGGCATCGCGGGCAGCAGCGTTGTCGGGGATCACAACCAGATCGGCGGGCAGGTAGGCATCGCGGGCCATCTCACCATCGGCGACCGGGTGCGCATCGCCGCGCAGAGCGGCATCGGTTCGGACATCGCGGATGGCAGGACCGTGCAAGGTTCGCCGGCCTTCGACAAGGGCCCGTACGACCGCAGCTATGTGGTGTTCCGCAAGCTGCCCGAGCTTCTCAAGCGCATCGATCGGCTGGAGAAGGAATTGGCGGAGCTGCGCGCGCGGAAGGGCGCCTGA
- a CDS encoding glycosyltransferase gives MKRVLVITYYWPPNGGVGGQRWLKMCKYLPEHGWQPVVYTPSNPEMAAVDEGLLGDVPSQLEVIKRPITEPFSLYKRFTGKKKDERIQTAFLKEEGSSAPNWKERLALWVRSNGFVPDARVWWVKPSIRYLKDYLRDHPVDAVVTTGPPHSMHLIGLGLKRALGVKWIADFRDPWTGIDYYQQLSLTRVADRRHRRLEREVLTCADQVVTVSWRWARDLEELGAKDVAVITNGYDLADLPGSPVPVDEAYSLVHSGSMSPTRDQPGLWRLLAGLCAQDKAFADRFVLRFIGPVDASVIASVQAAGLGEHVERMGRIPRAEAMREISRARVLLLPINTTANQHGILPTKLYEYLSTGRPILAVGPEDGDVARVLDGRHLLIPVKPSAEDAARARALFDAQALAAPDARYARRTLAADFARLLFEPVRSN, from the coding sequence ATGAAACGCGTGCTCGTGATAACCTACTACTGGCCGCCCAACGGCGGGGTGGGAGGCCAGCGCTGGCTGAAGATGTGCAAGTACCTGCCGGAGCATGGCTGGCAGCCGGTGGTGTACACGCCCTCCAATCCCGAGATGGCCGCTGTGGATGAGGGTTTGCTCGGGGATGTCCCGTCGCAGCTGGAGGTGATCAAACGGCCCATCACGGAGCCCTTCAGCCTGTATAAGCGCTTCACGGGAAAGAAGAAGGATGAGCGAATCCAGACCGCCTTTTTGAAGGAGGAGGGAAGCAGCGCGCCGAACTGGAAAGAACGGCTCGCACTCTGGGTGCGCAGCAATGGCTTCGTGCCTGATGCGCGGGTTTGGTGGGTGAAGCCGTCCATCCGGTACTTGAAGGATTACCTGCGCGATCATCCGGTTGATGCCGTGGTGACCACCGGCCCGCCCCACAGCATGCACCTGATCGGCCTCGGGCTGAAGCGCGCGCTGGGCGTGAAGTGGATCGCTGATTTCCGCGACCCATGGACGGGCATCGACTATTACCAGCAGTTGAGCCTCACGCGCGTTGCTGATCGCCGCCATCGTCGCTTGGAGCGGGAAGTGCTCACGTGTGCGGATCAGGTTGTCACCGTGAGTTGGCGGTGGGCCAGGGATCTGGAGGAGCTCGGAGCGAAGGATGTCGCCGTGATCACCAACGGCTACGACCTCGCGGACCTGCCGGGCTCACCTGTCCCGGTTGACGAGGCGTACTCGCTCGTCCACTCCGGTTCCATGAGCCCTACCCGGGATCAGCCCGGCTTGTGGCGCTTGCTCGCGGGACTCTGCGCGCAGGACAAGGCATTCGCCGATCGATTCGTGCTCCGGTTCATCGGCCCTGTTGATGCGAGCGTGATCGCCAGCGTGCAGGCTGCAGGCCTCGGTGAGCATGTGGAGCGCATGGGGCGCATCCCGCGCGCGGAGGCGATGCGGGAGATCTCGCGCGCGCGCGTGCTCCTGCTGCCCATCAACACCACGGCCAACCAGCACGGCATACTGCCCACGAAGCTCTACGAGTACCTCAGCACCGGCAGGCCAATCCTCGCTGTGGGCCCTGAGGATGGCGACGTGGCTCGCGTGCTCGATGGCCGGCACCTCCTGATCCCTGTGAAACCGAGCGCTGAGGATGCCGCCCGTGCGCGCGCGCTCTTCGATGCTCAAGCCTTGGCGGCACCCGATGCACGCTACGCCCGGCGCACGCTGGCAGCCGATTTCGCCCGCTTGCTGTTTGAGCCGGTCCGGTCCAATTGA
- a CDS encoding class I SAM-dependent methyltransferase, translating into MNDLERYFNSNSGRLIHKWMHFFEVYDRHFSRYRGKEVVVLEIGVFHGGSLQMWKQYFGPGAVIHGVDINPRCKELEEEQVTIHIGSQSDPAFLQRLKAELPPIDILIDDGGHTMRQQNITFDELFDAVKPGGVYLCEDLHTSYWLQYEGGHRRPGTFIERCKGLIDQLNAWHSEQRSLKVDRFTRSARSMHFYDSVVVIEKDIVDAPVVRKTGTPSFPDDPPKQRGAWGRFKLAALRAVNAGLRFLHLPGFLWR; encoded by the coding sequence ATGAACGACCTGGAGCGCTACTTCAATTCGAACAGCGGAAGGCTGATCCACAAATGGATGCACTTCTTCGAGGTGTACGACCGCCATTTCTCCCGTTACCGGGGCAAGGAGGTCGTGGTCCTCGAGATCGGCGTATTCCACGGCGGCAGCCTTCAGATGTGGAAGCAGTACTTCGGGCCAGGTGCGGTGATCCATGGGGTGGACATCAATCCGCGATGCAAGGAGCTGGAAGAGGAACAGGTCACCATCCATATCGGCTCGCAATCCGATCCGGCATTCCTGCAGCGCTTGAAGGCCGAGCTGCCGCCCATTGACATCCTGATCGACGACGGCGGCCACACCATGCGCCAGCAGAACATCACCTTCGACGAGCTTTTCGATGCCGTGAAGCCAGGGGGCGTCTACCTGTGCGAGGACCTGCACACGTCGTATTGGCTGCAGTACGAAGGAGGGCACCGGCGACCGGGCACTTTCATTGAGCGATGCAAAGGACTGATAGACCAGCTGAATGCCTGGCACTCGGAGCAGCGCTCGTTGAAGGTCGATCGATTCACCCGAAGCGCGCGCTCCATGCACTTCTACGATAGCGTGGTGGTGATCGAGAAGGACATCGTGGATGCACCGGTGGTGCGGAAGACCGGGACGCCCAGCTTCCCGGATGATCCTCCGAAGCAGCGTGGCGCATGGGGCCGGTTCAAGCTGGCCGCCCTGCGGGCGGTGAACGCCGGATTGCGCTTCCTTCATCTGCCTGGCTTCCTCTGGCGGTGA
- a CDS encoding T9SS type A sorting domain-containing protein: MRKSRYLFFPLLSGMLGALHVSAQGFTWASSGGYAGIANSFSGALDLARDPQGNLFLFNDGNGAQQCQGDTVQPNGGAGSSNAFVHKFNSAGELQWIRPVGPQFQPFSIRADEAGNAYFLGRASASTIIVGDTTVNVTALRNYLLKLSPDGNLVWAHNTGMSSTGGASRTTLLHYASGLLYFQSGNLSMASLDTAGVPQTSLAATSYVPTTAFPNLWFKNAVSLSNGDVIIAGEHRGELAFGTDPSLPGDASAAALNRNFFLRCNADLDSIRWYRSHGNFRDRFEHNIPLATDPSDNIYACATLGFNTPITFGPDVITNTTLANGIDAVLKMDADGTPLWMRPINSTTSTYAYGLVLKDDGNTLYICGEQTSGTATFGPAVINAAATGKGFIAEINVDGEYLNGFHAGVPVQPPGALQSFSYALVAQGDGRYVVSGRLNTLSPWELSCTERIPNRGFFVTEFTGLSDDVPEPEIDQVGNTLIASPEFTGTIQWLLNGEPILGANGQSYEPTENGSYSVSYTSEEGCVGTATSDVLVVITTGLGMQASNTLAAWPNPTEGPLFLRGLSSSGTVNITIVDAVGRTVAAQNTVGPNAYIDAMPLRSGVYWLRVSDGAGQQVLRFVKR, translated from the coding sequence ATGCGCAAGTCACGATACCTGTTCTTCCCGCTCCTCTCCGGCATGCTCGGAGCCTTGCACGTGAGCGCCCAAGGCTTCACCTGGGCCAGCAGCGGAGGATACGCCGGCATCGCCAATAGCTTCTCCGGGGCATTGGACCTGGCCCGCGACCCCCAGGGCAACCTGTTCCTGTTCAACGATGGCAACGGCGCGCAGCAGTGCCAGGGCGATACCGTGCAACCCAATGGCGGAGCGGGCAGCTCGAACGCCTTTGTGCACAAGTTCAACAGCGCCGGTGAACTGCAGTGGATACGCCCGGTGGGGCCACAGTTCCAGCCCTTCAGCATCCGCGCCGATGAGGCTGGTAATGCCTATTTCCTTGGCCGTGCCTCGGCAAGCACGATCATCGTCGGCGACACCACCGTGAACGTGACCGCCTTGCGCAACTACCTGCTGAAGCTCTCACCCGACGGGAACCTGGTGTGGGCTCACAACACGGGCATGTCCAGCACCGGCGGGGCAAGCCGCACCACCCTATTGCACTACGCCAGCGGACTGCTGTACTTCCAAAGTGGCAATCTCTCGATGGCCAGCTTGGACACCGCCGGCGTCCCGCAGACATCACTGGCCGCCACCTCCTACGTGCCCACGACCGCGTTTCCCAACCTGTGGTTCAAGAACGCGGTGAGCCTGAGCAACGGGGATGTGATCATTGCTGGCGAGCACCGCGGTGAACTGGCCTTCGGCACCGACCCGAGCCTGCCGGGCGATGCGTCGGCAGCTGCCCTGAACCGTAACTTCTTCCTGCGCTGCAATGCCGACCTGGATTCCATCCGCTGGTACCGCTCACATGGCAACTTCCGCGACCGCTTTGAGCACAACATACCGCTGGCGACAGACCCGTCCGACAACATCTACGCCTGCGCCACCCTCGGCTTCAACACGCCCATCACGTTCGGACCGGATGTGATCACCAACACCACCTTGGCTAACGGCATCGACGCCGTGCTGAAGATGGACGCCGATGGCACCCCGCTGTGGATGCGGCCGATCAACTCCACGACCTCCACCTATGCCTATGGCCTGGTCCTGAAGGACGATGGCAACACCCTGTATATCTGCGGGGAGCAGACGTCCGGCACCGCCACCTTCGGCCCCGCCGTGATCAACGCTGCGGCCACGGGCAAGGGCTTCATCGCGGAGATCAATGTGGATGGTGAGTACCTGAACGGTTTCCACGCCGGGGTGCCGGTCCAGCCACCCGGCGCCTTGCAGAGCTTCAGCTATGCGCTCGTGGCACAGGGTGATGGCCGCTACGTGGTGAGCGGCAGGTTGAACACCCTCTCGCCATGGGAGCTGAGCTGCACGGAGCGCATCCCGAACAGGGGCTTCTTCGTCACCGAGTTCACGGGCCTTTCCGATGACGTGCCCGAGCCGGAGATCGACCAGGTCGGCAACACGCTGATCGCCTCCCCGGAATTCACCGGCACCATTCAATGGCTGCTGAATGGCGAACCCATCCTGGGAGCCAACGGGCAGAGCTATGAACCCACGGAGAATGGCTCCTACAGCGTGAGCTACACCAGTGAGGAGGGCTGCGTGGGAACAGCCACCTCGGATGTGCTGGTGGTGATCACCACCGGACTCGGGATGCAGGCCTCCAACACATTGGCGGCTTGGCCCAATCCCACAGAGGGACCGCTGTTCCTGCGCGGCCTTTCGTCAAGCGGCACGGTGAACATCACCATCGTGGATGCCGTGGGCCGCACGGTGGCCGCGCAGAACACGGTGGGCCCCAACGCGTACATCGACGCCATGCCACTGCGAAGCGGGGTGTACTGGTTGCGCGTGAGCGATGGTGCCGGGCAGCAGGTGCTCCGCTTCGTGAAGCGCTGA
- a CDS encoding alanine dehydrogenase, which yields MNPSTELLKQLARQSAMLPQEQVMEVGRKKKNLFIGIPKEITFQEHRVPLTPAAVAVLVGRDHEVVIERGAGQPAQFQDSDYSEAGASVVESPAEVFKADLILKVAPPTHAEIEMLRHKQTLISALQLTVQPKDTLRRMMEKRMTAVAWDFIKDREGIYPIIRAMGEIAGNTSIQIASEYLSADKGGPGLMLGGISGVEPAEVVIIGAGTVGEFATRAALGLGASVKVFDKSIYRLRRLQSDLGQRIWTSVIQPEELKKALRNADVAIGALRPEQGRTPMVVTEEMVKDMKSGSVIVDVSIDRGGCFETSEVTTHTDPVYKRYGVMHYCVPNIASRVPRTASTALSNIFGPMLLHMGDVGGFEDLIKQDLGVRHGVYLYNGTVTSPILGEAFKLPYKDLDILLAAF from the coding sequence ATGAACCCATCCACCGAGCTGCTCAAGCAACTGGCCCGTCAATCGGCCATGCTGCCGCAAGAGCAGGTGATGGAGGTGGGGCGCAAGAAGAAGAACCTCTTCATCGGCATCCCCAAGGAGATCACCTTCCAGGAGCACCGCGTGCCCCTCACCCCTGCCGCCGTGGCGGTGCTGGTGGGCCGCGACCATGAAGTGGTGATCGAGCGTGGCGCCGGTCAGCCCGCGCAGTTCCAGGACAGCGATTACAGTGAGGCCGGAGCCAGCGTTGTTGAAAGCCCGGCTGAGGTGTTCAAGGCCGACCTGATCCTGAAAGTGGCGCCGCCCACGCACGCCGAGATCGAGATGCTGCGCCATAAGCAGACGCTCATCTCCGCCCTGCAGCTCACCGTGCAGCCCAAGGACACGCTGCGCCGCATGATGGAGAAGCGCATGACGGCCGTTGCCTGGGACTTCATCAAGGACCGTGAGGGCATCTACCCGATCATCCGCGCCATGGGCGAGATCGCGGGCAATACCAGCATCCAGATCGCCAGCGAATACCTCAGCGCCGATAAGGGCGGCCCGGGCCTCATGCTCGGCGGCATCAGCGGCGTGGAGCCTGCTGAAGTGGTCATCATCGGCGCGGGCACCGTGGGCGAATTCGCTACGCGCGCCGCCCTGGGCCTTGGAGCCAGCGTGAAGGTCTTCGACAAGAGCATCTACCGCCTGCGCCGCTTGCAGAGCGATCTCGGCCAGCGCATCTGGACGAGCGTCATCCAGCCCGAGGAACTGAAGAAAGCCCTGCGCAATGCCGATGTGGCCATCGGTGCGCTGCGTCCGGAGCAAGGCCGCACGCCCATGGTGGTCACCGAGGAGATGGTGAAGGACATGAAGAGCGGCAGCGTGATCGTTGATGTGAGCATCGACCGCGGCGGCTGCTTCGAGACCAGCGAGGTGACCACGCACACCGACCCCGTGTACAAGCGCTACGGCGTGATGCATTACTGCGTGCCCAACATCGCCAGCCGCGTGCCCCGCACCGCCAGCACCGCGCTCAGCAACATCTTCGGCCCCATGCTCCTGCACATGGGCGATGTCGGCGGCTTCGAGGACCTCATCAAACAGGATCTCGGTGTGCGCCACGGCGTGTACCTCTACAACGGCACCGTCACCAGCCCCATCCTCGGCGAGGCCTTCAAGCTGCCCTACAAGGACCTCGACATCCTGCTGGCCGCATTCTGA
- a CDS encoding SDR family oxidoreductase: MSMTILITGATAGFGEATARRFANEGWRVIITGRRKERLEALRKELEGLHGTIEGPPIIHPLHFDVRDNAAVEAAIASLPEEWKSIDVLVNNAGLAAGFDPIYEGSLDDWNRMLDTNVKGLLHVSRAVIPGMVARGKGHIINIGSVAGKEVYPKGNVYCASKHAVDALTKGMRQDLLPHGIRVTQIAPGLAETEFSQVRFHGDERKATQVYLGMTPLNGADIADLIHFAATRPPHVCINDLVVMPTAQAASTLVHRRG, from the coding sequence ATGTCCATGACCATCCTCATCACCGGCGCCACCGCCGGCTTCGGCGAAGCCACGGCGCGTCGTTTCGCGAACGAAGGCTGGCGCGTGATCATCACCGGCCGCCGCAAGGAGCGCCTCGAAGCCTTACGCAAGGAGCTCGAAGGCTTGCACGGAACCATCGAAGGCCCGCCGATCATCCATCCCCTGCATTTCGATGTGCGCGACAACGCCGCAGTTGAGGCCGCGATCGCTTCATTGCCGGAGGAGTGGAAGTCCATCGATGTGCTCGTGAACAACGCGGGCCTTGCCGCAGGCTTCGATCCCATTTATGAAGGCAGCCTCGACGATTGGAACCGCATGCTCGACACCAACGTGAAGGGCCTGCTGCACGTGAGCCGGGCGGTGATCCCCGGCATGGTGGCGCGCGGAAAGGGCCACATCATCAACATCGGCAGCGTGGCCGGCAAGGAGGTGTATCCCAAAGGAAACGTGTACTGCGCCAGCAAGCACGCGGTGGATGCGCTCACCAAGGGCATGCGGCAGGACCTGCTCCCGCACGGCATCCGCGTCACGCAGATCGCTCCAGGGCTGGCCGAGACCGAGTTCAGCCAAGTGCGCTTCCACGGCGATGAGCGGAAGGCGACGCAGGTGTACTTGGGCATGACCCCGCTCAACGGCGCCGACATCGCCGACTTGATCCACTTCGCCGCCACGCGCCCGCCGCATGTGTGCATCAACGACCTGGTGGTGATGCCCACGGCGCAGGCCGCGAGCACGCTGGTGCATCGCAGGGGCTGA
- a CDS encoding ABC transporter ATP-binding protein yields the protein MEVTLAALSKTFGREAVIREASFSLSSGSRTVILGPNGSGKSTLLQLVAGALMPSSGTITHAVDAKAIAADRVYRHVSIAAPYLGLYEDLSLSECIRFHARFKPFRPGIGEDGVARMAYLDHALEKPVRHFSSGMKQRLKLALAILSNTPLLLLDEPASNLDAEAISWFRALLREHAGGRTLVVASNRQPAEHDLCDRALELRDGVPVAV from the coding sequence ATGGAAGTGACCCTCGCCGCCCTCTCGAAGACCTTCGGGCGCGAGGCCGTGATCCGCGAGGCCAGCTTCTCCTTGAGCAGCGGATCCCGCACCGTGATCCTCGGCCCCAACGGCAGCGGCAAGAGCACCTTGCTGCAACTGGTCGCGGGCGCCTTGATGCCCTCCAGCGGGACCATCACGCATGCCGTGGATGCCAAGGCCATCGCTGCGGATAGGGTGTACCGCCACGTGAGCATCGCCGCGCCCTACCTCGGCCTGTACGAGGACCTGAGCCTGAGCGAGTGCATCCGCTTCCATGCGCGCTTCAAGCCCTTCAGGCCTGGCATCGGTGAGGACGGCGTGGCCCGCATGGCCTACCTCGATCACGCCTTGGAGAAACCGGTGCGCCACTTCAGCAGCGGCATGAAGCAGCGCCTGAAGCTCGCGCTTGCCATCCTCAGCAACACGCCGCTGCTGCTGCTCGATGAACCCGCGAGCAACCTCGACGCCGAAGCCATCAGCTGGTTCCGTGCTTTGCTGCGCGAGCATGCCGGCGGGCGCACCCTGGTGGTGGCCAGCAACCGCCAGCCTGCGGAACACGACCTCTGCGATCGGGCATTGGAGCTGCGCGACGGGGTGCCGGTGGCGGTCTGA
- a CDS encoding PglZ domain-containing protein, which translates to MTANILWADDEIDLLRPHVLFLQGKGYTVDTVNNGLDAVEKSKAKEYDIIFLDENMPGLSGLETLNRIKAVLPHVPVIMITKSEEEHIMEEAIGGKISDYLIKPVNPNQILLSLKKHLEGRRLVSEKSTSSYQQQFRQLAMQLGGRMGTAEWTELYKELVRWDLELTGSQDPGMADILRSQWNEANEQFSRFVADRYPDWLSGKATDAPLQSHQLFKAKVAPLIDEKQPPLFMVLIDNLRLDQWRVLEPVLGEFFRTEDQGLFYAILPTATQYARNALFAGMMPAEIEKRYPGKWINEDEEGSKNAHEAEFLAGQLQRLGRNVKHSYHKILNLNAGKKLAESLDELMGNPLNVIVYNFVDMLSHARTEMEVIRELASDDAAYRSLTKSWFEHSPLIDILKGIAERGGRVVITTDHGTIRVTDPSKVVGDRNTNSNLRYKHGRNLSYEDRDVLVIKDPAKAHLPKANMSTVYIFAKGARFFVYPNNYNHFVTYFRDTFQHGGISLEEMIVPWAVLKAR; encoded by the coding sequence ATGACCGCCAACATCCTCTGGGCCGACGACGAGATCGACCTGCTGCGCCCGCACGTGCTCTTCCTGCAAGGCAAGGGCTACACCGTGGATACCGTGAACAACGGGCTCGACGCCGTGGAGAAGAGCAAGGCCAAGGAGTACGACATCATCTTCCTCGACGAGAACATGCCCGGCCTCAGCGGGCTGGAGACGCTGAACCGCATCAAGGCCGTACTGCCCCATGTGCCGGTGATCATGATCACCAAGAGCGAAGAGGAGCACATCATGGAAGAGGCCATCGGCGGCAAGATCAGCGACTACCTGATCAAGCCCGTGAACCCCAACCAGATCCTGCTCTCGCTGAAGAAGCACCTCGAGGGCCGCCGCCTGGTGAGTGAGAAGAGCACCAGCAGCTACCAGCAGCAATTCCGCCAGCTTGCCATGCAGCTGGGCGGCCGCATGGGCACCGCGGAATGGACCGAGCTGTACAAGGAGCTGGTGCGCTGGGACCTGGAGCTCACGGGCAGCCAGGACCCCGGCATGGCCGACATCCTGCGCAGCCAATGGAACGAGGCCAACGAGCAGTTCAGCCGCTTCGTGGCCGACCGCTATCCCGATTGGCTCAGCGGCAAGGCCACCGATGCGCCGCTGCAATCGCACCAGCTCTTCAAGGCCAAGGTGGCGCCGCTGATAGATGAGAAGCAGCCGCCGCTCTTCATGGTGCTCATCGACAACCTGCGGCTGGATCAATGGCGCGTGCTGGAGCCCGTGCTCGGCGAGTTCTTCCGCACCGAGGACCAGGGCCTCTTCTACGCCATCCTGCCCACTGCCACGCAATACGCGCGCAACGCGCTCTTCGCGGGCATGATGCCCGCCGAGATCGAGAAGCGCTACCCCGGCAAGTGGATCAACGAGGATGAAGAGGGCAGCAAGAACGCGCACGAGGCCGAGTTCCTCGCCGGGCAGCTGCAGCGCTTGGGCAGGAACGTGAAGCACAGCTACCACAAGATCCTCAACCTGAATGCCGGGAAGAAGCTCGCGGAGAGCCTCGATGAGCTCATGGGCAATCCGCTCAACGTGATCGTGTACAATTTCGTCGACATGCTCAGCCACGCGCGCACCGAGATGGAGGTGATCCGCGAGCTGGCCAGCGATGATGCCGCCTACCGCAGCCTCACCAAGAGCTGGTTCGAGCACAGCCCGCTCATCGACATCCTCAAGGGCATCGCCGAGCGCGGCGGCCGCGTGGTGATCACCACCGATCACGGCACCATCCGCGTCACCGACCCCAGCAAGGTGGTGGGCGACCGCAACACCAACAGCAACCTGCGCTACAAGCACGGCCGCAACCTGAGCTACGAGGACCGCGATGTGCTGGTGATCAAGGATCCCGCCAAGGCCCACCTGCCCAAGGCCAACATGAGCACGGTGTACATCTTCGCAAAGGGCGCGCGCTTCTTCGTGTACCCCAACAACTACAACCACTTCGTCACCTACTTCCGCGACACCTTCCAGCATGGCGGCATATCGCTGGAGGAGATGATCGTGCCGTGGGCGGTGCTGAAGGCGAGGTAG
- the tsaE gene encoding tRNA (adenosine(37)-N6)-threonylcarbamoyltransferase complex ATPase subunit type 1 TsaE has translation MPAQYSLRDERSAPQVAAQIIADFPFARIFALHGDLGAGKTTLIKGFCDALGAHDQASSPTFSIVNEYRSEHGGPVYHFDLYRLKDADELQGIGFTEYIDSGAYCFIEWPELAADLLPPGTLRLTLEVAPDTVRTISISR, from the coding sequence ATGCCAGCGCAGTATTCGCTTCGCGATGAACGGTCAGCTCCGCAAGTAGCCGCGCAGATCATTGCGGACTTCCCTTTCGCACGCATCTTCGCCCTCCACGGCGATCTAGGCGCCGGAAAGACCACGCTCATCAAGGGTTTCTGCGATGCGCTCGGGGCGCATGACCAGGCGAGCAGCCCCACGTTCTCCATCGTGAACGAGTACCGCTCCGAGCATGGCGGGCCGGTGTACCACTTCGACCTCTACCGCTTGAAGGATGCCGATGAACTGCAAGGCATCGGCTTCACCGAGTACATCGACAGCGGCGCTTACTGCTTCATCGAATGGCCTGAGCTGGCTGCGGACCTGCTTCCTCCGGGCACCTTGCGCCTCACGTTGGAAGTGGCGCCCGATACCGTGCGCACCATCTCCATCAGCCGTTGA
- a CDS encoding DUF2911 domain-containing protein, whose product MSKTLKRILIAIIVVGGLLYVGFMLMKRDTKKHSPEATYSYFSGEQELIKVTYCRPYKKDREIFGGLVPYGKVWRTGANEATTIELAADLVIGGKPVKKGMYTLWTLPGETVWEVYFNSKMYPWGVDFDGNAQRDPAFDAVMITAPVEQLPEVAEQFTIHGPEDGTALWLDWDRTRVTLTLGTNQ is encoded by the coding sequence ATGTCCAAGACCCTGAAGCGGATCCTGATCGCGATCATCGTGGTCGGCGGCTTGCTGTACGTCGGCTTCATGCTCATGAAGCGCGACACCAAGAAGCACAGCCCTGAGGCCACCTATTCGTACTTCAGCGGTGAGCAGGAGCTCATCAAGGTGACCTACTGCCGGCCGTATAAGAAGGATCGCGAGATCTTCGGCGGACTTGTGCCCTACGGCAAGGTGTGGCGCACCGGCGCCAACGAGGCCACCACCATCGAATTGGCGGCTGACCTGGTGATCGGCGGCAAGCCCGTGAAGAAGGGCATGTACACGCTGTGGACCTTGCCCGGTGAGACGGTCTGGGAAGTCTACTTCAACAGCAAGATGTACCCATGGGGCGTTGACTTCGATGGCAATGCGCAGCGCGACCCGGCCTTCGATGCGGTGATGATCACCGCGCCTGTTGAGCAATTGCCGGAAGTCGCCGAGCAGTTCACGATCCATGGGCCGGAGGATGGCACCGCCCTCTGGCTCGATTGGGACCGCACGCGCGTGACCCTCACGCTGGGCACGAACCAGTAG